Genomic window (Grus americana isolate bGruAme1 chromosome 25, bGruAme1.mat, whole genome shotgun sequence):
CTCTGAGTGTAGGTCAGCAGCACGCAGCCGAACAGAAGAGTGGCAAGAACATCTCTGCCCTTTCAAACCCAGTTCCAGCAGCGGTTCCAAGCCCAGGCTATTACAGTCTTCCAAGGAGCATCACCATAGCAAACACACAAAGAGCAAACGGAGCTTCTGACAGCAAAGCGACTGTCCGCGCAGTGGAGGACCTGGTGCCAGTAGGTAAATATTCACAGGAGATGGCCAAGGAGGACGGGCTTGACCAAGCCAACACAAGAAGCCAGATGAAGTCCCTGGGATCTTTGATTATCCAGCCTCCAGATCCCTTCCAGGATGACCTGGTGAGCCATGAGTGGTCACGTAGCAATCGCTCAGATGCCAAGAGGGAAACAGCCAAAGAGACCAAGACCTGGACTTCATGGGGCCAGCCAGAGAAATCCCTGTTGGAAGTGGCCCCTCAGGACCCAGATGCCAAGCGTGGGCCTCCAACTGCCCCCAAACCACGGAAATTGCCGCCAAATATTATcctgaaaaccagcaaaaacaGCCCAGTGCCACTTGCCATGGAGCCCAGCCAGAAGGTAAAAGCACCACCATCATCCTCAGCTGGCTCTCAGCCCGGCTCTCCCAGTGACATCGCTGCTGAAAAGGCAAATTCGGGGCACCTCGACCccaaggagagggagaaagccCGGCGGGAGGCATTGGAGAAGCTTGGACTGTCGCATGACAGGAAggagcccagcacccaccttCAACCTACCACGCATCTCCAACCAAGAGAGATGCTGTTCCCCGTCCCTGGGGAGCCCGAGGCACGCTGCGGGGCAGCGGAGAGGTCGGCACCTGGTATCCGGCAGATGAACTTCAAATCCAACACCCTGGAGCGTTCCGGTGTGGGGCTGAGCAGCTACATGGCCAGCACCAAGGAGCAGAGCGTCAAgaccagcagctccctgggcaaGATGTCCTTCATCGAGCGGCTCGCCCCGAGCTTCCTCAGGAGCAGCCGCCCCCGGCCAGCATCCCTCGGGGCAGGGAAGGACTTTGCTGGTCTGAAGGAGTCTGGGCAGgtggagcaggagaagagcagCAAGCGGCGATCCCACCCGCTGCAGAACTTCCCCAGGCCCTCCCGCTCCTGTGTCAGCGTGACGATTTCCCCCAAGGGCACGACTGATGAGAACCGGCGAGAGGCACTGAAGAAGCTCGGTCTGCTGAAGGAATAGTTCTGCGGGTGGCAGGGCTGCTGGAAAAAGGGCTTTTCATCCTGTTCCCAGGTGCCTTCGCTGCTTCTCCTCGGTCAGCACAACCACAAGCATCTTCTGCTGTGATCTGCCCCAGCATCTTGGGAGCAGTTCCACAAGAGATACTCGGAGCTTCACGCCAAATAAAGTAACACCACGTGTACATAATATTTTGTATATAGCAAGTGTATATGAGCTATTTATATAAAGCATCACTCAGCATGCAGATGTGGCATATTCTCCCACAAGGTCTCTAATGCATTTGGGGATTCATCGCAACAGGGAAGCCATGGAATTGGGGGTTTGGCTTAGTTTTAAAAGGCGTTGCCTGTGGATAAAGACTCTCTGGGAAGAACTGCAggaccctgctgctgctttaggaATTTATGGGATTTTATTAACTTTCTCCAAAGCCTCTGATGCCTGAGCGCTCACCTGCCCTGTGCAAGTGCCTCCCAAAAACCGTACCTGCTACATACAAACCTGTCAGACCAAGGGGCACCCGAGGGGCTCAGCAACGCTCCCCCGTGCACGAGTGCTCCTCGCGCAGCGCCTGCAGGCGAGGGGCCGGATGGCTGCACAGATGTCCCGCTGCCTCCTCTGCTAGCCTGCTCTCCCTGACAAGCTGGATACCACTTAAAAGTCAGACACGCAAGCATCCACGTTCATCGCGAAGTGACGGTTAAGAAGTGACAGACTGTGTTGGTGGCAGAGCCAGAAGTGCTGCCCAAAATGAGAGATATCCAAGCCTGAGACAACGCCGTTTCATTCCCTTTCAAACTCTCTTTGCATCTTTCAGACCCAGCTGATGCTGTCAACGTTTATGCTGCGCACCTTTTATAACAAAGGtggtttatttctgtaataaactTGTGTATaatgagcaaatggctgtgtaaTACAGAATTACTCTTGTGTTGCAGTCAAAAGTCTGGTAAAGCtaaaaaaatgagttttaacCTTTGATGTGGCTTGACTTGAGGAGTGCGAGtgacccagccagcagctgggcatTGCAAATGATGAGGTCTGAACCAGAGACTGAACCTGCAACCCAGGACCCGCATGAGATGGGATTTCATGTGAGTGCTTCCAGTACAATAAGCAGATGCAAAGGCTGTCACGGCATTGCCAGACTGGGACCAGTGACACGGGACCTGCCGCTGCTCCAGTCGATCCCTTACAAcctgcaccagctcctgggTCTGTGGGGACATCTCCCACAGCAGCCGTGTTAGCTGAAAAGCCACGCTAAAGGTTCTCAAAAGGacctttttactttcttcaccaaaaaaaaaaaaatctgtcatgcAATCCTAGCTTTTGGTGTTGGACATCTAGAGAGTCTCTGCTAATAAAGCAAGCACCCAACAGGCgatttcatttcaaaactaaTGTAGGCTTCCTTTAGAGAGAGGGGCTGACCCATGGAGGCAATTGCACTAAGCAATTTACTGATGTTAATTAACTGCTTGCAGCATTAAGATAAAGTTGCACTCAGTCGTTTTCATCGCTGACCTTGCAGTACAATCAGCTTTTAAAGGCAGTGTTGTGAATGCTAAACAGGCTCATACCGACAAAACCCAGAGCCAGGCTTCTAATTCCTCTCCAAAGAGGCATCAGAGCTTTGGGTTTGCATGGAACGAAGGTGAGGGCATCCCTCTGCAAAAGCCGCATCATTTCACAAATCCCCACATAATAAAGGTGTGCACAAGTGGAGGGAATAGTACTGACCTGCGTAAAGAATCCAAGGAATGAGAGAAAATGATGTCTGATTAGCTACACTTCATGAAAGCAGGGAAATGCTTGTTTGTAGTTAAGCAATTAACTAAATTAGTTTTGGACTGGCCAGCAGTAATGCAAACCTGTACATCAGGGAGGAGAAGCTGCAAGGCTAAGGTCTGACCAAAAACTCAGGAGGTTGCTCAGCAAACACCGTGTTGCACATATACTGGCTCCAAAAGGGAGAAGGAGTGGGGAAGGCTGTTAACTCCCCCAGCCTGAGCCCAGCACTTCAAGCCTGGAGCCGGGTCGGCCGTGGCCAAGCAGGACTGGCAAGCTGCTGCGTGGCTGCACGCCGTGGGCAATAACTGCAGCCCAGAGCCCCTTGGCCAGGCGTGGGGATGGCTCGAACCCCAGTGTGGCTggggaggcagctctgccacaTGCCTGGGGCATCCCCAGAGGTTtaagggggttgggggggcttAGACAGGATTAAGGCTGTTTGCACCGAGCGCTGAGCAGGGCACAGACGCTGCCATTTGCACAGGGCTCTGGGTGCGAGCCCGTCCCAGTACGAGTCGGTCACGATAAGCACAGTCAGAGCTGAGGTCCCCCCCGTGCAACCTGGTCCACGTGGCCTCGGGAAGGTGCCTCTGGGCTAACGCACGGCCAAAGAGCATGGGGGCTGCTCTGCGCTTCCAAACTGGGCGCTCGCATCCACGCCgtcctgctcccctcctccccagctgcctgcttgTGCCCAGCGCAGGGGCCGCCCTGGCTAAAGCAAGAGGCAGAAAGCACAGCTTGGTTTTAGGAAACCACTCCCAGATGCTGCAAAAAGCTCCGTGGAGCTGAGAGGTGACCATGCTCCCCTGCAAGAGCAGGATCCGTCCATCAGCAGCAGGGCTTGGCTCTGGGTGGCACCAAGCAGAGCGATGTGTCTGCTCTTGCGTAAGGTCCCAGCCCAGGAGTCACACAGCCCATGGGGATAAACACCCTCATTTC
Coding sequences:
- the C25H1orf116 gene encoding specifically androgen-regulated gene protein isoform X1, with protein sequence MPKKELGLGMAGCNSGSCDSMVSTASNHSQRSDNSYDYLSVEEKECLMFLEETIGSLDAEADSGVSTDETDYVEPSKLPGTWSKRDSGPRDLENGAPSLSVGQQHAAEQKSGKNISALSNPVPAAVPSPGYYSLPRSITIANTQRANGASDSKATVRAVEDLVPVGKYSQEMAKEDGLDQANTRSQMKSLGSLIIQPPDPFQDDLVSHEWSRSNRSDAKRETAKETKTWTSWGQPEKSLLEVAPQDPDAKRGPPTAPKPRKLPPNIILKTSKNSPVPLAMEPSQKVKAPPSSSAGSQPGSPSDIAAEKANSGHLDPKEREKARREALEKLGLSHDRKEPSTHLQPTTHLQPREMLFPVPGEPEARCGAAERSAPGIRQMNFKSNTLERSGVGLSSYMASTKEQSVKTSSSLGKMSFIERLAPSFLRSSRPRPASLGAGKDFAGLKESGQVEQEKSSKRRSHPLQNFPRPSRSCVSVTISPKGTTDENRREALKKLGLLKE
- the C25H1orf116 gene encoding specifically androgen-regulated gene protein isoform X2, encoding MFLEETIGSLDAEADSGVSTDETDYVEPSKLPGTWSKRDSGPRDLENGAPSLSVGQQHAAEQKSGKNISALSNPVPAAVPSPGYYSLPRSITIANTQRANGASDSKATVRAVEDLVPVGKYSQEMAKEDGLDQANTRSQMKSLGSLIIQPPDPFQDDLVSHEWSRSNRSDAKRETAKETKTWTSWGQPEKSLLEVAPQDPDAKRGPPTAPKPRKLPPNIILKTSKNSPVPLAMEPSQKVKAPPSSSAGSQPGSPSDIAAEKANSGHLDPKEREKARREALEKLGLSHDRKEPSTHLQPTTHLQPREMLFPVPGEPEARCGAAERSAPGIRQMNFKSNTLERSGVGLSSYMASTKEQSVKTSSSLGKMSFIERLAPSFLRSSRPRPASLGAGKDFAGLKESGQVEQEKSSKRRSHPLQNFPRPSRSCVSVTISPKGTTDENRREALKKLGLLKE